Part of the bacterium genome is shown below.
CCATCAAGAGTGATCTGGATACCGCTAAAGCCGAACGCGAAAAGGCCGGCGCCATGCTCGCCGACTATAAGCAGGCCATGGCCAATGCCAAGAAGGAAGCCGCCGACATCATCCTCAAAGCGCAGGATCAGGCCGCCAGGCATCTCGCCGATGCCGAAACCGCGGCCAAAGAGCAGTCGCATAAGCTCGTCGAAAAGGCACGTCTCGACATCGAACGCGAATCCGATCTGGCCAAGGCCGACCTCTCGCGCCATGTCGCCGAACTCACCGCCAAAGCGACCTCCCGTCTCTTGGGACGAGTGATTGACGACAAAGAGCACGAAAAGCTCATCATGGCCGCCCTGAAGGAGGATCGTTGAAATCCCTCGATAGCGCACTTGCGCTGCGCTATGCCCGCTCGCTGTTTCTGGCGTCGCTGCAAGCCAAATGCTCGACCGAAGTTGAACACGACCTCCAGGCACTCGCTGCGATCTATCGAGAGAACCGCGAATTGCCCGTCCTGCTGGCCAGCCCGACTCTCGGCAACACGAAACGCCGCGCCATCCTCTTCAGCATCGGCGACAAAGTCGGCTTCTGCGAGATGACGCGCCGCTTTATTGACGTCCTGCTCGAAAAATCGCGCCTGGACGTGCTGCCCGCCATTCCTGATCGCTTCCACCGTCTCTTTCGCGAACACGAAGGCGAAGTTGAAGTCACCGTGCAGACCGCCATCGCGCTGTCCGACGCCATGAAACAAAGTGTCGCCGACAGCATCGCCAAAACATCCGGCAAAAAACCGGTCATCGCATACAAAGTGAATCCGGCTATCATCGGCGGCATTGTCATTCAATACCCCGATCATATCCTCGACGGTTCGCTCGCCCGTAAGGTCCACGACCTCGGCAAGCGCATGTCTGCGGCAGTGTAAGTTTGATCCCCCTTTTTCACATTTTGAATTCCTCGCGGCGGCATCCGCTGCGGATGCACCGCAACCTCAAAGTCTCCTAAGAGCCCATGTCCACGAAACTGAAGCCCGAAGAAATCACATCCATACTCAAAGAGCAGATCGCCGGCTACGAAGGGCTGTCTGCCGTTGATGAAGTTGGCCGCGTCGTCTACGTCGGCGACGGTATCGCCCGCGTCTATGGCCTCGACAAGGTCATGTACGGCGAACTCGTCGAATTCCCCGGCGACATTCAGGGCATGGCGCTTAACCTCGAAGAAGACAACGTCGGCTGCGTGCTGTTCGGGTCTGACGCCTCCATCAAGGAAGGCGACCTCGTCAAGCGCACCGGTAAGGTTGTGCAGGTTCCCGTCGGTCCCGAACTCGTCGGCCGCGTCGTCAACCCGCTTGGCCAGCCGCTCGATGGCAAGGGCCCCATCAACGCCAAGATCTTTAATCCCGTGGAGCGTATCGCCACTGGCGTCGTCACTCGTCAGCCCGTGAAAGAGCCGCTGCAAACCGGCATCAAGTCCGTGGACGCGATGATCCCCATCGGCCGCGGTCAGCGCGAGCTCATCATCGGCGACCGTCAAACCGGCAAGACCACGATCGCCCTCGATACGATTATCAATCAAAAGGGCACAGGCGTCGTCTGCATCTATGTCGCCATCGGGCAAAAAGGTTCGACTATTGCCAAGGTCATCAAGACCCTCGAAGACAACGGAGCCATGGAGCATACCATCGTCGTCGCGTCCACTGCCGTGGATTCCGCGCCGCTCCAGTTTATTGCGCCCTATGCCGGCGCCGCGATGGGTGAGTACTTCCGCGATAACGGCAAACACGCCGTCTGTATCTATGACGACTTGACCAAGCACGCGTGGGCCTATCGCCAAATGTCGCTCCTGCTCCGCCGTCCGCCGGGCCGCGAAGCCTACCCGGGCGACGTGTTCTATCTGCACTCGCGCTTGCTCGAACGCGCCGCTAAGCTCAATGACGCATTGGGCGGTGGTTCGTTGACCGCACTGCCGATCATCGAAACGCAGGCCGGTGACGTGTCCGCCTACATTCCGACCAACGTCATCTCGATTACCGACGGTCAGATCTTCCTCGAATCAGAACTCTTCTATTCCGGTATCCGACCCGCGATCAACGTCGGTATCTCGGTCTCGCGCGTCGGCGGTAATGCGCAGATCAAGGCTATGCGTCAGGTGGCCGGTAAGCTGCGACTCGACCTCGCGCAGTATCGCGCGCTCGCGGCCTTCGCTCAGTTCGCCTCGGACCTCGATAAAGCTACCAAGGCTCAGTTGACTCGCGGCGCCAAGCTCGTCGAAGTCCTGAAGCAAGGTCAATACTCCCCGTGGCCCGTTGAAGAGCAGGTCGTCATTCTCTGGACCGCCGGACAAGGCTACCTTGATGATATCGAAGATGGTCACATCGCGCGCTTCCAGACTGAATTTGCGAAGTATGTTCGCTCCGTCGGCGCGCCCATCCTCGAAGGCATTCGCACCAAGAAAGCCCTCGACGATGATCTCACCGGCAAGCTCAAGACGCTGATCACCGATTTCAAGGCCACCTACCAAAACGCCAGCGCCGCCTGATCATGTGACCTCTGAACTTTCGACTTCAGAGTTCTCATGAGACGCGCACCCGACTGGCTGTTAGCGTTCTTCCTTCTGGCCGGAGTCTACCTCTGGCAACGCAGCACCTTTCCGCTGTGGCATATTGATCTCTTTCACATTCAGTTGGCCGCGCTTTCGTGGCACACCGATCAGCCCGAACACATGTACACGGGCTACGCGAATTATGATCAGTGGCTCGAGGAGTGGTATCGGCCGCAAGCCGAACGGCTCGGAGCGTGGGGCGATGAAAATGCCTTCTTCTATCCGCCCTTCGTCGCCGGTCTGCTCGCGCCGCTCGCGAATGTGCATGTCTATGCCTGGCGAAATATCCTGCTCGGCATCAACATTCTCCTGCTCTTTGTCTTCGCTTCGCAGATCGCCCGCCTGAGCGGTGCACCGATTCGCTGGCGCGGCTACCTCTGGGCCTTGGCGCTCGTTCTGATGACCTATCCCCTGGCGCGGGCCAGCAAACTCGGGCAAATCGTTCCGCTGTTGGCCGCCCTGTTTTGGGAAGGGCTGTTGCGCTTGAAATCCTCGCGCATCGCCGCTCCCGCGTTACTCGGCACGGTCATCGCCGTGAAAATCTTCCCTGCCGGATGGCTGCTTGCTCCGTTCATGAAGCGGCAGTGGAAGCTCGCAGCAAGTATCCTTGCCGTCGTCATTGGCATCTATGCGCTCGCGACGCTATCCATGGGTTTCGCCTTGCACCGCGAATGGTGGGATGCTGTCGGTGAATTCGGCAGCGTGGTCTACACCTACTTCGGCAACCAGTCGCCCGCCGGTTGGTACACACGCGCCGTTCTTGGACACAGTCTGTTGGGTCCGAACTTCGAACCCACACTGCACATTCGCATCGTACGCGCCGTCTTCACGCTGTTCTTTTTAGGTCTTACGGCGCTCGTGCTCTGGCGCTGTCTCCGTACCGCCGTGCACCCCGCGCTCGAATACGGTCTTTTGCTCAGTGGACTGTTGCTTGCCCTGCCCGTCACGTGGGAACATTACTATCTGTTCACTCTGCCGCCGCTGGGCGTCCTGATCTTTCAAGCCTGGCAGTCCGGCCGCCGTGATTGGATGACCTATCTGCTCGCCGTTGCCGCATTTTTCTTCACCATGAAGCTCACCCGCTTTTACGGTGAGACTACCGTCGGCAAAATCATCAGCGGCAGCCAGTGCTTCGGTCTCATTCTGTTCTGGTGCTATTGCGTCGTTCTCGCGGGACGCTCGAACGTAAACACCGCCTCCGGCAGCGTGTCGTCAGCCTGAACGCGGCGAGCGACTTCACTAAGGTTATTCCCGTCCCATTTGCTTCGCCGAGCAGTCGCCAGAACGCGTCAGCGCGTTTCCCTGTCGGCCTCCTGATTTCTAATCTCAAGTTCCTAATTTCTAATCTCCGCTTCCCAACGTGGCCGGTCTAAAAACAATTAAGCGACGCATCTCGAGCGTCAAGTCAACGCAGCAGGTCACCCGCGTCATGAAAATGGTCGCCGCGGCCAAACTGCGTCGCGCGCAAGAGGCTATGATGAATGCGCGCCCCTACTCGCTGACGCTGCGCGATGCCATTCGCGACTTGTCGTCGCACGTAGACCGCTCGTCGCACCCGCTGCTCGCCGTGCGCGAAGTGGATCATGTCGGCATCATCGTCGTTACTGGCGACCGTGGCTTGGCCGGCAGTTTTAACGTCAATATCCTCAAACGCGCCCAGCAACTGATGCGCGAAAATGCCCAGCATCAGGTGCACCTCGTGACCGTCGGCAAGAAAGGCAGCGAGTTCTTCACCCGCCGCGGCGCTGACGTCACCACCCGCATGTCCGGCTTCTTTAACAATCTCGATTTCAACCATGCCGTAACGCTCGGCGATAGCGTCATCGCGCAGTATCTCAACAGCACGATGGACCGCGTCTATATCGTCTACAACGAGTTCAAATCGGTCATCTCCCAGCGCGTCGTCGTCGAGCAGTTGCTGCCCATCGAACCCGATCACGGCGACCACACCAGCGGCCCCGAAATTATTTTCGAGCCCACTCAGATTGAAATCCTGAACACGATACTGCCCAAATACGTCAACGTCCAGCTCTGGCGCATCCTGCTCGAGTCCTTTGCCTCTGAAATGGCCGCGCGAATGACCGCGATGGAAAATGCGACCAAGAACGCCGGCGAATTGATTGATTCGCTGACGCTAACGTACAACAAGGCCCGCCAATCCTCGATCACCGGCGAAATCCTCGAAATCGTCGCCGGTGCCGAAGGTCTGAAGTAACGCCTTCCACGCTCTTAGCTCGCCGAGCGGGGATTTAGCGTAGCGGTTCCCCGCCTGGATCCCAGGAAAATGTTCCTCCCGTTCTTTGACCGCGACTCCAGCGCGCGCTATTTGGCGGATCTCATCGCTGATGCCGATCCGCCGATGCAATCGCTTTCGCTGATTGGTCCGCGCGCCGCCGATCTCGCACCACGTGTAAAATCACTACGGCCGGACCTAAGCGTTAACGTCGGCGACACGGCGGCCGATGTCGTCGTCTCCTTCGACGCGATTCATCTGCTTCCCGCGTCCACTCGCACGAAGGCAGTCCAGGGCATCGCCGCGCTCGCGGGTCGTGAAATCATCATCGCCTGTCCGCTCGGGACAGACCTGCAACTCACAATCATGCGCAGCTTGGTTAAGCTCGCGCGAGAGCATGGAGTGCCGGTTCCAGACGACTTGAACTTGCCGTTACAACACGGACTGCCCACGCCGCCTGATGCCGCTGGATGGGCCCACGGTGTTTCCGATCTTGATCTGTTCTATGCCGGGGATGTCGCCTTCTTTCAGGATTGCGCCACCCGCCACTTGGCTGGTGCTGCTTTGCCTGCCTGGCGACGCACCCTTTTGAAGTTCGCCGCGCCCGACGTTTCTTCCGTCGCCGAACAACCGCTCCCTCCCGAAACGGTTCCCATGCGACGGCATCGCCGCTTATTCTTGATTCTACGCAAAAGGTAAACTACCGTGCCAATGTATGCGCGCCGCCGCGTCTCCATCTTTGTGGATGGCGCGAACATGTTCTACACGCAGAAGAAGGGCCTCGGCTGGTTCTTCGATCCGGCAAAACTGCTCAAAGTCCTGCGTGGCGATGACGAGCTGACGGATGCTTACTGGTACATGGG
Proteins encoded:
- the atpH gene encoding ATP synthase F1 subunit delta, whose amino-acid sequence is MKSLDSALALRYARSLFLASLQAKCSTEVEHDLQALAAIYRENRELPVLLASPTLGNTKRRAILFSIGDKVGFCEMTRRFIDVLLEKSRLDVLPAIPDRFHRLFREHEGEVEVTVQTAIALSDAMKQSVADSIAKTSGKKPVIAYKVNPAIIGGIVIQYPDHILDGSLARKVHDLGKRMSAAV
- the atpF gene encoding F0F1 ATP synthase subunit B, whose protein sequence is MGLQNILNIEPGSILWTIITFLIVVWIVGKFGWKPIIKGLKDREDSIKSDLDTAKAEREKAGAMLADYKQAMANAKKEAADIILKAQDQAARHLADAETAAKEQSHKLVEKARLDIERESDLAKADLSRHVAELTAKATSRLLGRVIDDKEHEKLIMAALKEDR
- a CDS encoding DUF2029 domain-containing protein yields the protein MRRAPDWLLAFFLLAGVYLWQRSTFPLWHIDLFHIQLAALSWHTDQPEHMYTGYANYDQWLEEWYRPQAERLGAWGDENAFFYPPFVAGLLAPLANVHVYAWRNILLGINILLLFVFASQIARLSGAPIRWRGYLWALALVLMTYPLARASKLGQIVPLLAALFWEGLLRLKSSRIAAPALLGTVIAVKIFPAGWLLAPFMKRQWKLAASILAVVIGIYALATLSMGFALHREWWDAVGEFGSVVYTYFGNQSPAGWYTRAVLGHSLLGPNFEPTLHIRIVRAVFTLFFLGLTALVLWRCLRTAVHPALEYGLLLSGLLLALPVTWEHYYLFTLPPLGVLIFQAWQSGRRDWMTYLLAVAAFFFTMKLTRFYGETTVGKIISGSQCFGLILFWCYCVVLAGRSNVNTASGSVSSA
- the atpG gene encoding ATP synthase F1 subunit gamma, with the protein product MAGLKTIKRRISSVKSTQQVTRVMKMVAAAKLRRAQEAMMNARPYSLTLRDAIRDLSSHVDRSSHPLLAVREVDHVGIIVVTGDRGLAGSFNVNILKRAQQLMRENAQHQVHLVTVGKKGSEFFTRRGADVTTRMSGFFNNLDFNHAVTLGDSVIAQYLNSTMDRVYIVYNEFKSVISQRVVVEQLLPIEPDHGDHTSGPEIIFEPTQIEILNTILPKYVNVQLWRILLESFASEMAARMTAMENATKNAGELIDSLTLTYNKARQSSITGEILEIVAGAEGLK
- a CDS encoding F0F1 ATP synthase subunit alpha; amino-acid sequence: MSTKLKPEEITSILKEQIAGYEGLSAVDEVGRVVYVGDGIARVYGLDKVMYGELVEFPGDIQGMALNLEEDNVGCVLFGSDASIKEGDLVKRTGKVVQVPVGPELVGRVVNPLGQPLDGKGPINAKIFNPVERIATGVVTRQPVKEPLQTGIKSVDAMIPIGRGQRELIIGDRQTGKTTIALDTIINQKGTGVVCIYVAIGQKGSTIAKVIKTLEDNGAMEHTIVVASTAVDSAPLQFIAPYAGAAMGEYFRDNGKHAVCIYDDLTKHAWAYRQMSLLLRRPPGREAYPGDVFYLHSRLLERAAKLNDALGGGSLTALPIIETQAGDVSAYIPTNVISITDGQIFLESELFYSGIRPAINVGISVSRVGGNAQIKAMRQVAGKLRLDLAQYRALAAFAQFASDLDKATKAQLTRGAKLVEVLKQGQYSPWPVEEQVVILWTAGQGYLDDIEDGHIARFQTEFAKYVRSVGAPILEGIRTKKALDDDLTGKLKTLITDFKATYQNASAA